Within the Butyrivibrio sp. AE3004 genome, the region AGCATTTTTATGCATGATAAAGAACTGAGAGCCTGCGGAATCGGGAATCTGAGTACGAGCCATGGAAAGAACGCCCTCTGTATGAAGAAGATCATTCTTGAAACCATTCTGTGAAAACTCTCCCTTTATTGAATAGCCAGGGCCACCCATTCCGGTACCTTCGGGATCGCCGCCCTGAAGCATGAAACCTTTGATAACACGATGGAAAATAACACCGTCATAGAAGTTGTGGTTGATCAGAGAAATAAAGTTGTTAACAGTGTTTGGTGCAATTTCAGGATAGAGCTCTGCTTTTATAACGTCTCCACCCTTCATGGTGATTGTTACAATAGGATTTTTTGTGTCTGCCATTTTGTTCTCCTTTTTTCGAAAAAAAGTGTAAACACTTTACGATTATTTGTGGTTTTCATGGTAGAAAACCGCGATTAATTATACAATATACATGAGGTATAGAAAAGTTGCTTAGGGAAATCATTTTTGTCTTAAAATATCAGACTGATGTTGGCATCAGCTCAAAAATTTACAGTGCTTCCGAATATCTGTCGGAGGAGGGATTCTTTAGCCGCGTAGTTTATCCTGATAAGGAAATACAGACTAAAGAAAAACTTTTGCTGGGCATTATGGAGAATACGCAGGAGAAAAATCTTGGCGATATTCTTTTTATGACGGATTCCTCGGAGCTATCGGAGATCCTTTTGTGCAGCGGCGCATATGTTGTCGGGATACAGCACGAGGAGAATCGAAATGAGAATTTCCCGGGATTAAAATATGTTTTCACGGACATAGAAGAGGTTGGGACTGATTCCTATGAAAAGGCATACCAGAGATATGCACATCTTCCGTGGAAAATTCTGGAGACCGAAAGATGCATAATCAGGGAAACCACAGTTGAGGATGTGGATGTTTTCTACGAGATATATGCAGACCCCGAGATGACCAGATATATGGAAGGGCTCTTTAAAAATCCTGAGGATGAAAAGAAGTATACGCGCGACTACATTGAGAAAGTCTATGGGCTTTTGGGATTCGGTACCTGGACTGTTGTAAGGAAAAAAGACAACGAGGTTATCGGAAGAGCCGGCTTTAGTGTAAGAAACGGTTTTGACGATATTGAACTCGGATTTTTGATAGGGACCGATTATCAGCGCCGGGGATATGCATATGAAGTATGCAGTGCTATTTTGGAATATGGAAAACAGGTTCTTCAATTTGAGCGTATCCAGACTTTTGTAAAAAAAGAAAATCTTGTATCTATACATCTGTGTGAGAAATTGGGATTTACTGTATCAGAGGAAGTGGATATAGAGGAAAATATCTACGGTGAAGAGTATCATGACGGGCTTAAAGTTGAGCCTTCAAAGGCACAATTTGGCAAATATATAAGAATGGTGCTTGATATTTGAATTTTTTTCAGTTACCATACATTTGAAGAAAGAGGCAAAAAATTACGTAGTACCCATTAGTGTAGGAGGTATGGATGAGTTCAATGGATTTGTTTTCGTTAATTGCAGGGCTTCTCGGAGGATTAGCTCTGTTTATGTATGGCATGAATGTAATGAGCGGAGGTCTTACCAAGACCGCCGGAGGAAAGCTGGAATCGGCGCTGAGTAAGGTTACGGCGCATCCAATCATTGCATATCTGTTCGGTGTAGGAGTTACTGCACTGGTTCAGTCGTCTTCAGCTTCAACCGTAATGGTTGTAGGTCTTGTTAATTCAGGAATTATGACTCTTAAGGAAGCTGTCAATGTAATCCTCGGTGCAAACCTTGGTACAACATTTACGGCATGGCTGCTCAGCTTGAATGCTATCAGCAGTGATAACTTTCTTATCAATCTTTTAAAACCCACATCATTTACGCCGTTTCTGGCAATCATCGGTATAGTTCTTTACATGTTCTCAAAGAGCGACAAAAAGAACAACATTGGTTTGATACTTATCGGTTTTTCAGTGCTTATGTTTGGAATGAGCATGATGTCGGATGCTGTATCACCTCTTGAGAATAACAAGGGATTCCAGAACATACTGATGACCTTCAGTAATCCGATAATTGGTTTTTTGGTGGGCGTTCTTTTTACAATGGTAATTCAAAGCTCTGCCGGTACCATCGGTATCATGCAGGCTCTGGCGGCATCTGTCCATATAACATACAGCGTTGCGCTGCCGGTTGTAGTAGGCGCAGAGGTTGGAACATGTATAACAGCAATTCTTTCTTCACTCGGTGCCAATAAGAACGGTAAGAGAACAGCTCTCATGCATTTGTATTTCAATATTATAAAGGCTGTTTCCTTTATGATAATTTTCTATGCATTACATATGACACTTAATTTTGCTTTTATGCATGAGACAGCAGGAATGGTTGGAATAGCTTCCATTCATACACTTATAAACCTTGTGGCAACACCTCTTATGGTGCCATTCTCGGGACTCCTTGTTAATATGGCACTTGCTACTATTCCGATTGATGAAAAGGAAAGAGAAGAGCAGGAAGAGATGCAGGGCATTACAAAGCTGGATCCCAGATTCCTTACAAACCCGCCTTTTGCTCTTGAACAGAGTAAACAGGTTGCAGTTGATATGGCAAACTTTGCAAGAGAAGGCCTTGAAAAAGCTATACCGCTTCTTGAAAATTACGATGCTGCGGTTGCTGATGAAGTCAGACGTCTCGAAGAGAAGGTTGACCGCTACGAAGATCAGCTCGGAACCTATCTTATGCAGATAAACAATCATCATCTTGCTGAGACAGATTCAAGAACCCTTTCAATAATTCTTCACTGCATTACGGATTTTGAGAGAATTAGCGATCACACATTAAACATAGCTCAGATAGCCCGCAACATGCATGATAAGGATGAGCATTTTTCAGCTAAGGCCAGTGAAGAGCTTCGCATATTCTCAAATGCGGTTAAGGAGATATTTGATCTTGCATTCCAGTCCTTCCTTAATCAGGACTTAGAGCTTGCAAAATCGGTTGAACCTCTTGAGGAAGTAATAGATGGCCTCAATATGGAGGTTAAGCGCAGACACGTAAGAAGACTCAGAAAAGGTAAATGTACCATAGATATGGGCTTTAGTTTATCGGAGCTTGGAACAGACTATGAGAGAATCGCAGACCACTGCAGCAATATAGCTGTTTGCCTGCTTGAAGTCAGCGAAGGACTTTTTGATACGCATGAATATATCGAGCATCTCAAGGAAGAAAAGAATCAGGAATTTGAGCATGCGGTAGATATGTATGAGAGAAAATATCGCCTTCCCAACATGAAGAAGTCTGAGGAAGACGAGATTGATCCTTCTTTTGCTGAGGAACATTCAGTGCTTGTTGATATTATGAATGCCGAGGAGGAAGAAATCCTTGACGAAGCAGTTGCAGCTGCCGGCGTTACCAGAGCAGATAAGCTGTCTGAAAAAGTTAAGGATAAGCTCACAGGAAAGACTAAAGATAAATCAAAAGAGAAATCCAAGGATAAAAAAGATAAGAAGAAAGACAAGGCTAAGAAAGATAAGAACATAGAAGATTAAAAGCAATTAAAGGCAGATGAAAGGATATATATGAGTACCAGAATTATTGAATTAAAAAGAAGCGTATTTGAGAGTAATGACGAAAGAGCTGAGCTCCTTAGAAAAGAGCTTAAGGAAAAAGGGATTTTCCTTCTTAATCTCATGTCATCACCCGGATCGGGAAAGACCACAACTCTTAAGGCAACAATAGCAGCCCTTAAGGACAAGTATAAGATTGGAGTTATGGAAGCAGACATTGACTCAGATGTTGATGCAAAGAAGATAGCAGAGACAGGTGTTAAAGCAATCCAGCTACATACAGGCGGAATGTGCCATCTTGATGCTGATATGACAAGACAGGGACTTGACGCACTTGTTGAAGGCGATGTTGATCTGGCTATTTTGGAGAATGTCGGTAACCTGGTTTGCCCTGCGGAATTTGATACAGGTGCTTCAAAGAATGCAATGATCCTTTCTGTTCCGGAAGGTCATGATAAGCCTCTTAAATATCCTCTTATGTTCAGCATCTGCGATGTTGTTCTTATTAACAAGATGGATGTAGCTCCTTATTTTGACTTTGACCTTGAGAAATGCAAGGAATATATTCACATGAGAAATCCTAAGGCGGAGATAATTCCAATCTGCGCAAAGACAGGTGAGGGTGTTGATGAATTTGCAAAATGGCTCAGTGCTCAGGTCGAGGATTGGAAAAACGCCTGATAGCGGCAGAAAAATTGAGGAATAAATGACAACGGGAAAAATACATTCAATAGAAACCTTCGGATCTGTAGACGGTCCGGGAGTTCGTTTTATCATATTTTTAAAAGGCTGTAATCTCAGATGTAAATACTGTCATAATGCAGACACCTGGAACCCGGAATCAGATGACATCAGAACTGTGGATGAGCTTCTTGATAAAGCCGAGCGTTACAGAAGCTACTGGGGAGATGAAGGCGGTATAACCGTCAGCGGAGGAGAACCCCTTCTTCAATTGGATTTTCTTGCAGAACTGTTTGAAGAAGCAAAAAGGAGAGGGATAAATACCTGCATTGATACAGCTGCAGAACCTTTTACAAGACAGGAACCCTTCTTTTCAAAGTTTAATGAACTGATGAAGAACACGGATATTCTTCTGGTTGATATAAAGCATATAAATAACGAGGAGCATATAAAGCTCACAGGAAAGCCAAACGACAATATAAAAGATTGTCTTAGATATCTTTCTGAAATCGGGAAGCCGGTGTGGATAAGACATGTACTTGTTCCGGGAATAACCGATAATGATGAGTATCTTAAGGAGACGAGAGCCTTCCTTGATACGCTTTCAAATGTTCAAAGAGTTGATGTTCTTCCCTACCATTCACTTGGACAGTTTAAGTGGGAGCAGCTCGGAATTCCTTATCAGCTAGAAGGAGTTGAAGCTCCGACAGCTGAAAGAATAGCAAACGCAAAGAAAATTCTCGGAGCGGGTTAACATAGTTTAAAATCATACAAGAAAATTAAAAAAATTGTTAAAAAAGTGCCAAAGTTGACAAAAGTTATCAACTTTGGCTTTTTTTGAGGGTTTTTGGTTGAAAAGTACGCTCGTATATGTAAGAATACCAATTGGTGCCATAATGAAATATATATCTTGTGGTTTATATGATGTGCTATACTATATATAGTGGTATGGATTATGCGTGCCGGATTATTCATTTTTTTTGTTGCAATAGCAACTTTTTATAGACTCTGAGGGTGGTATCATAGGCGCGAAAGAGAGGAGCGAAAATTATGAAAGAACAATGGAGAGGTTTCAAAGGAAATAAGTGGACTGACGAAGTTAACTTAAGAGAATTTATCCAGAACAATTACACCATGTATGACGGAGACGAGAGTTTCCTTGCTGATGCTACAGAAGCTACAGATAAGCTCTGGGGCAAACTTCAGGAGCTTCAGAAGAAGGAGCGTGAGAACGGTGGCGTTCTTGAGTGTGAGACAGAGGTTGTATCAAGTCTTACAGCTTATGGCCCCGGTTACATCGATGAGTCAATGAAGGATCTTGAGCAGGTTGTAGGTCTTCAGACAGATAAGCCTCTTAAGAGAGCATTCATGCCTTACGGCGGTATCAAGATGGCTGAGCAGGCTGCTGATACTTACGGCTATAAAGTAAATGAGAAATTCCACAAGATTTTTACTGAATATCACAAAACACACAACCAGGCAGTTTTTGATGCTTATACACCTGAGATGATGGCTGCACGTCACAGTCACATCGTTACAGGACTTCCGGATACATACGGACGCGGACGTATCGTAGGCGACTACAGAAGAGTAGCTCTTTACGGTATTGACTTCCTTATCGAGCAGAAGAAGGAAGACCTTGCTCTTTGCGGCTGTGGCGTTATGACAGATGATATTATCCGTCAGCGTGAAGAGATTGCAGAGCAGATGCGTGCACTTCGCGGAATGAAAGAAATGGCAGCAGTTTACGGCTTTGATATTTCACAGCCTGCAAACAATGCAAGAGAGGCTGTTCAGTGGCTGTACTTCGGTTATCTTGCTGCTATCAAGACACAGAACGGTGCGGCTATGTCAGTTGGTCGTGTTTCTACATTCCTTGATATTTATATTGAAAGAGATCTCAAAGAGGGTACTCTTACTGAGTCAGAGGCACAGGAGCTTATCGATCATCTCGTTATGAAGTGCCGTATGGTTAAATTTGCACGTATCCCCAGCTACAATCAGCTGTTCTCCGGTGACCCGGTTTGGGCTACACTTGAGGTCGGTGGACTTGGTATGGACGGGCGTCATATGGTTACAAAGAATGACTATCGTTTCCTTCATACTCTTGAGAACATGGGACCTTCACCTGAGCCTAACCTTACAGTGCTCTATTCTTCAAGACTTCCCAAGACCTTCAAGAAGTATGCTGCTAAGATTTCTGTTACAACATCTTCTATCCAGTATGAGAATGACGACGTTATGCGTCCTGTATGGGGCGATGATTACAGCATTTGCTGCTGTGTATCAGCTACCCAGACAGGTAAGGAAATGCAGTTCTTCGGAGCAAGAGCTAACCTTGCTAAGTGTCTTCTTTACGCTATCAACGGCGGTAAGGATGAGAAGTTCCTTGATAAGCAGGGTAACCACATGCAGGTAGGTCCTGAATATGCACCTATTACGTCAGAGTACCTTGACTTTGATGAGGTTATGCACAAATATGACAAGATGATGGATTGGCTTGCAAGCCTCTATGTTAATATCCTGAATCTTATCCAGTACATGCATGATAAGTACTACTACGAAGCAGCTGAGATGGCTCTTATCGATACAGATGTACGTCGTACATTCGCTACAGGTATCGCAGGCTTCTCACACGTTGTAGATTCACTTTGCGCTATTAAGTATGCAAAGGTTAAGACAGTTCGTGATGAATCCGGACTTGTTGTAGATTACAAGATTGAGGGAGACTTCCCTAAATACGGTAATGATGATGAGAGAGCTGATGAGATAGCTGTATGGCTTCTCAAGACATTCCTTAAGAAGGTTAAGAAGAACCACACTTACAGAAATTCAGAGCCTACAACATCAATCCTTACTATCACATCAAACGTAGTATACGGTAAGGCTACAGGTGCACTTCCGGATGGAAGACCTGCATTTGCTCCTTTCGCTCCCGGTGCTAACCCGGCTTACGGCGCTGAGCAGTCAGGACTTCTTGCATCACTTAATTCAGTTGCAAAGCTTCCTTACGAGTATGCACTTGATGGAATTTCCAATACACAGACAATCAATCCCGGCGCTCTTGGACATGATGACGATGAGCGTGCAGATAAGCTTGTAAGCGTAATGGACGGATACTTTGATCAGGGCGCTCATCACCTTAACGTAAATGTATTCGGTGTAGAGAAGCTTAAGGACGCTATGGAGCATCCTGAAAAGCCTGAGTATGCTAACTTCACAATTCGTGTATCAGGTTACGCTGTTAAGTTCATTGATCTTACAAAAGAGCAGCAGCTTGACGTAATCAACCGTACTTGCCACGAGAGCATGTAATTATTTTGAAAAGCCTTCCCCTTCAAAAAGCATTCCTTTTGAAGGGGGTATCTTAAAAAGCCTTCCCCCTTTCAAGGGGGAAGGTGGCGCAAAGCGCCGGATGAGGGTAAAAAGAGCAGCGAAGCTGCTCTTTTTTTAATCTAAAGAACTCCACAATTACTAAAATATAAAACACACTCCTTAATTCTTTCTTATATTTTTCTACAACCCATGCCATTTTATCTTCAAATGTGCTACACTAAAATGTGTTCCAAAGTTTCTCTAAACTATGAATTCTTGAACGTAAAAATGAAAATGAGTTCAAAAATCTATATTTTTGTTTTACCGAATCCGGAACAGTCTATTTCAAAAATATCCCGCATATCGGGAAATCTCCAAAGGAAAGGTGGTGGTTTTATGAAGAAGATTAAACATGTAAGTAGCGATAATCCTCTGCCTCGAAGTACCAACTTAATAAAAAACCACACCGAAAGGAGATTCCCATGGAAGAAAATACAATCATGGACGTAATCCGTGAACTCCTTGAGAGCAAGCAGTATACAAAACTCCGCCAGACTTTTGCGGATATGAATACTGCGGATATCGCTGCTATCATGGACGACATGGAAAATGAAGACTCATTAAAGATGTTCCGCATCCTGCCAAAGGACATGGCTGCGGACGTATTTGCCAACCTCGAAATTGAGGATCAGCAGTACATTATTCAATCTCTGTCCGATAAAGAAGCAGGCAACATCATCGACAACCTGATGGCCGATGATGCTACTGACCTTTTGGAAGAGATGCCGGCAAGTATAGTAAAAAAGATTCTCGCGAATGCAAGGCCTGATACCAGAGCGGATATAAATCATCTGCTTAGATATCCTGAGGATTCCGCAGGTTCCATCATGACTGTGGAGTATATAGACCTCAAGGAATACATGACAGTTGAACAGGCCATAGCCAGAATAAGGAAAATGGGCCTTGATTCTGAAACGGTAAATACCTGTTACGTTGTGACGAACCAGAGAATACTGGTGGGTACAGTAGCACTTCGCTATCTGCTTATTAAAGATGGCGATGAAAAAATCGGCGACATCATGAATACTCATGTCATAAGTATTAACACTATGACTGACCAGGAAGAAGCCGCCAACATGTTCAAAAAATACGACTTCACCGTGATGCCTGTAGTTGATAACGAGAATCGAATGATCGGTATCATCACCATCGATGACGTTGTCGACATCATTGAAGAAGAGGCTACCGAGGATATCGAGAAGATGGCAGCTATCATCCCTTCCGATAAGCCGTATTCAAAAATCGGAATCCTGGATGTATATAAAAACCGTATGCCATGGCTTTTGTTTTTGATGATAAGTGCGACCTTTACCGGAGCGATAATTACGAAGTTCTCTGATGCTTTGTCCGCATATGTTGTGCTGACAGCATATATTCCTATGCTTATGGATACGGGTGGTAATGCCGGATCACAAGCCAGTGTTTCAATTATCCGTAGCCTGTCCCTTGGAGAGATCGAATTTGGCGATCTGTTCAAAGTATGGTGGAAGGAAGCAAGGGTAGCGGTACTTTGTGGAGTAACTCTTTCAGTAGCAAACTTTGTAAAACTCCTTATTATAGACAAACTTCAAATTCAGGTGGCTGCTGTTGTATGCCTGACACTGGTAATAGTTGTTATTATTGCAAAGAGCATAGGATGCCTTCTTCCCATGTGCGCAGATAAGCTTGGTTTTGACCCTGCAGTAATGGCATCGCCTATGATCACAACAATCGTAGATGCAATTTCGCTTCTTGCATACTTTACAATTGCGACTCAGCTGCTGCATTTGGCAGTGTAGAAAGAATTGATGGTGTAAATCTATATTAAAGCCTTCCCCCTTTTAAAGGGGGAAGGTGGCGCGAAGCGCCGGATGAGGGATTGCCTATTTTAGCAAGGACAGGCTGTGAAAAATAAAGCCTTCCCCTTTTTAAGGGGGAAGGTGGCGCGAAGCGCCGGATGAGGGATTGCCTATTTTAGCAAGGACAGGCTGTGAAAAATAAAGCCTTCCCCTTTTTAAGGGGGAAGGTGGCGCGAAGCACCGGATGAGGGATTGCCTATTTTAGCAAGGACAGGCTGTGAAAAATAAAGCCTTCCCCTTTTTAAGGGGGAAGGTGGCGCGAAGCGCCGGATGAGGGATTGCCTATTTAACAATGTCTGCCTGCTTAATAAAAAAATAACAGCATAATTTAAGACTGTTATTCTTTATTAAGTATAGCTGCAAAAAAACTGTTTTATTAAAAAAATTAGAAAGCTTTCTATGTCTAGAAGTACCAATCCATTAAAGAAAAATTCACAGATCTTACGCAAAGAAATGACAAAAGAAGAGAGACATTTGTGGTATGACTTTCTTAAAGGGCTGAACATTACTATAAAACGCCAAAAGATTGTTGGTAATTATATTCTTGATTTTTACTGTGCCAGTAAGAAGGTTGCTATAGAATTG harbors:
- a CDS encoding endonuclease domain-containing protein — translated: MSRSTNPLKKNSQILRKEMTKEERHLWYDFLKGLNITIKRQKIVGNYILDFYCASKKVAIELDGSQHYSKEGKESDSERDKYLQEKGIMVLRYSNYEINMHWDAVCEDIARHLGIIE
- the pflA gene encoding pyruvate formate-lyase-activating protein, which produces MTTGKIHSIETFGSVDGPGVRFIIFLKGCNLRCKYCHNADTWNPESDDIRTVDELLDKAERYRSYWGDEGGITVSGGEPLLQLDFLAELFEEAKRRGINTCIDTAAEPFTRQEPFFSKFNELMKNTDILLVDIKHINNEEHIKLTGKPNDNIKDCLRYLSEIGKPVWIRHVLVPGITDNDEYLKETRAFLDTLSNVQRVDVLPYHSLGQFKWEQLGIPYQLEGVEAPTAERIANAKKILGAG
- the hypB gene encoding hydrogenase nickel incorporation protein HypB encodes the protein MSTRIIELKRSVFESNDERAELLRKELKEKGIFLLNLMSSPGSGKTTTLKATIAALKDKYKIGVMEADIDSDVDAKKIAETGVKAIQLHTGGMCHLDADMTRQGLDALVEGDVDLAILENVGNLVCPAEFDTGASKNAMILSVPEGHDKPLKYPLMFSICDVVLINKMDVAPYFDFDLEKCKEYIHMRNPKAEIIPICAKTGEGVDEFAKWLSAQVEDWKNA
- a CDS encoding Na/Pi cotransporter family protein — its product is MSSMDLFSLIAGLLGGLALFMYGMNVMSGGLTKTAGGKLESALSKVTAHPIIAYLFGVGVTALVQSSSASTVMVVGLVNSGIMTLKEAVNVILGANLGTTFTAWLLSLNAISSDNFLINLLKPTSFTPFLAIIGIVLYMFSKSDKKNNIGLILIGFSVLMFGMSMMSDAVSPLENNKGFQNILMTFSNPIIGFLVGVLFTMVIQSSAGTIGIMQALAASVHITYSVALPVVVGAEVGTCITAILSSLGANKNGKRTALMHLYFNIIKAVSFMIIFYALHMTLNFAFMHETAGMVGIASIHTLINLVATPLMVPFSGLLVNMALATIPIDEKEREEQEEMQGITKLDPRFLTNPPFALEQSKQVAVDMANFAREGLEKAIPLLENYDAAVADEVRRLEEKVDRYEDQLGTYLMQINNHHLAETDSRTLSIILHCITDFERISDHTLNIAQIARNMHDKDEHFSAKASEELRIFSNAVKEIFDLAFQSFLNQDLELAKSVEPLEEVIDGLNMEVKRRHVRRLRKGKCTIDMGFSLSELGTDYERIADHCSNIAVCLLEVSEGLFDTHEYIEHLKEEKNQEFEHAVDMYERKYRLPNMKKSEEDEIDPSFAEEHSVLVDIMNAEEEEILDEAVAAAGVTRADKLSEKVKDKLTGKTKDKSKEKSKDKKDKKKDKAKKDKNIED
- the pflB gene encoding formate C-acetyltransferase, translating into MKEQWRGFKGNKWTDEVNLREFIQNNYTMYDGDESFLADATEATDKLWGKLQELQKKERENGGVLECETEVVSSLTAYGPGYIDESMKDLEQVVGLQTDKPLKRAFMPYGGIKMAEQAADTYGYKVNEKFHKIFTEYHKTHNQAVFDAYTPEMMAARHSHIVTGLPDTYGRGRIVGDYRRVALYGIDFLIEQKKEDLALCGCGVMTDDIIRQREEIAEQMRALRGMKEMAAVYGFDISQPANNAREAVQWLYFGYLAAIKTQNGAAMSVGRVSTFLDIYIERDLKEGTLTESEAQELIDHLVMKCRMVKFARIPSYNQLFSGDPVWATLEVGGLGMDGRHMVTKNDYRFLHTLENMGPSPEPNLTVLYSSRLPKTFKKYAAKISVTTSSIQYENDDVMRPVWGDDYSICCCVSATQTGKEMQFFGARANLAKCLLYAINGGKDEKFLDKQGNHMQVGPEYAPITSEYLDFDEVMHKYDKMMDWLASLYVNILNLIQYMHDKYYYEAAEMALIDTDVRRTFATGIAGFSHVVDSLCAIKYAKVKTVRDESGLVVDYKIEGDFPKYGNDDERADEIAVWLLKTFLKKVKKNHTYRNSEPTTSILTITSNVVYGKATGALPDGRPAFAPFAPGANPAYGAEQSGLLASLNSVAKLPYEYALDGISNTQTINPGALGHDDDERADKLVSVMDGYFDQGAHHLNVNVFGVEKLKDAMEHPEKPEYANFTIRVSGYAVKFIDLTKEQQLDVINRTCHESM
- a CDS encoding peptidylprolyl isomerase, with translation MADTKNPIVTITMKGGDVIKAELYPEIAPNTVNNFISLINHNFYDGVIFHRVIKGFMLQGGDPEGTGMGGPGYSIKGEFSQNGFKNDLLHTEGVLSMARTQIPDSAGSQFFIMHKNAPHLDGAYAAFGKVIEGMDVVNKIAETETDWRDRPTTDQVMETVTVETFGVDYPEPETV
- a CDS encoding GNAT family N-acetyltransferase: MLREIIFVLKYQTDVGISSKIYSASEYLSEEGFFSRVVYPDKEIQTKEKLLLGIMENTQEKNLGDILFMTDSSELSEILLCSGAYVVGIQHEENRNENFPGLKYVFTDIEEVGTDSYEKAYQRYAHLPWKILETERCIIRETTVEDVDVFYEIYADPEMTRYMEGLFKNPEDEKKYTRDYIEKVYGLLGFGTWTVVRKKDNEVIGRAGFSVRNGFDDIELGFLIGTDYQRRGYAYEVCSAILEYGKQVLQFERIQTFVKKENLVSIHLCEKLGFTVSEEVDIEENIYGEEYHDGLKVEPSKAQFGKYIRMVLDI
- the mgtE gene encoding magnesium transporter, coding for MEENTIMDVIRELLESKQYTKLRQTFADMNTADIAAIMDDMENEDSLKMFRILPKDMAADVFANLEIEDQQYIIQSLSDKEAGNIIDNLMADDATDLLEEMPASIVKKILANARPDTRADINHLLRYPEDSAGSIMTVEYIDLKEYMTVEQAIARIRKMGLDSETVNTCYVVTNQRILVGTVALRYLLIKDGDEKIGDIMNTHVISINTMTDQEEAANMFKKYDFTVMPVVDNENRMIGIITIDDVVDIIEEEATEDIEKMAAIIPSDKPYSKIGILDVYKNRMPWLLFLMISATFTGAIITKFSDALSAYVVLTAYIPMLMDTGGNAGSQASVSIIRSLSLGEIEFGDLFKVWWKEARVAVLCGVTLSVANFVKLLIIDKLQIQVAAVVCLTLVIVVIIAKSIGCLLPMCADKLGFDPAVMASPMITTIVDAISLLAYFTIATQLLHLAV